A window from Fragaria vesca subsp. vesca linkage group LG5, FraVesHawaii_1.0, whole genome shotgun sequence encodes these proteins:
- the LOC101293005 gene encoding uncharacterized protein LOC101293005, with translation MSNLRTICRPHAVFTSFVCCRHQARFSSRVSFQRNPNHSPSLSPASSSDFVRLNRSESWFRANQRRSMIRASNWTHPKSPYETLELEMDADDDQIKVAYRRLAKFYHPDVYDGRGTLEEGETAEARFIKIQAAYELLLEVEKRGQYDRDNRVNPLKASEAWMAWLMKKRKAFDQRGDMAIAAWAEQQQREMNIRARRLSRSKVDPDEEKKILAREKKASAEYFSSTLKRHTLVLKKRDLMRRKAEEDKRKIIGQLLAAEGLELDTDDEENR, from the exons ATGAGTAATTTGAGGACCATCTGCAGGCCACACGCCGTCTTCACCTCCTTCGTATGTTGCAGACACCAAGCTCGCTTCAGCTCCAGGGTTTCTTTTCAGCGAAACCCTAATCACTCACCTAGTCTTTCGCCTGCGTCATCTTCCGATTTCGTGAGATTGAATCGGAGCGAGTCGTGGTTCAGAGCGAACCAGAGAAGGTCCATGATTAGGGCTTCGAATTGGACCCACCCCAAGTCTCCCTATGAAACTCTTG AATTAGAGATGGATGCTGATGATGATCAGATAAAGGTGGCTTACAGAAGATTGGCCAAGTTTTATCATCCTGATG TCTATGATGGCAGAGGGACCCTGGAGGAGGGGGAAACAGCTGAAGCTAGGTTTATCAAGATTCAAGCTGCTTATGAATTGCTTTTGGAGGTCGAGAAGAGGGGCCAATATGACAGGGATAACCGAGTCAACCCATTGAAA GCATCTGAAGCATGGATGGCGTGGCTAATGAAAAAGCGAAAAGCTTTTGATCAGCGAGGTGATATGGCAATAGCGGCTTGGGCTGAGCAACAGCAGCGTGAGATGAATATCCGTGCACGTCGACTTTCTCGTTCTAAG GTCGACCCTGATGAAGAGAAGAAAATCCTGGCGAGAGAAAAGAAGGCATCTGCAGAGTATTTCTCCAGTACACTAAAGCGGCATACACTAGTCTTAAAGAAACGAGATCTCATGAGAAGGAAAGCAGAGGAAGATAAGAGGAAGATCATTGGTCAGCTCTTAGCTGCAGAAGGACTCGAGCTTGACACGGATGACGAAGAAAATCGGTAA
- the LOC101307407 gene encoding uncharacterized protein LOC101307407 — MRLKVPSQQCACFSCMVEETPWPLKDVILVSYEIIHKKDPAAAQRIRQKEVYELQKELILTSERVVLGTLAFYFNVHHPYKLLVEAIKKFKVAQNALAAKTKSRTEQQDLDHGSSDNIQASYEATSNSHLQAGCTISGTSRSASSPASEQSYVENDGPARSAGMTGALDQNLEVKDNQQSKVAEAQTLSKSVSEGRSEEGQVRESNDRKGEIREGGDKHLGRNLDNTHSALGRSPQEAIKKVNKDKVRAALENCEGKPLLM; from the exons ATGAGACTTAAAGT ACCATCACAACAGTGTGCATGTTTCTCGTGTATGGTTGAAGAAACTCCCTGGCCTCTGAAAGATGTTATCCTTGTCTCCTATGAAATTATTCATAAGAAGGATCCTGCAGCAGCTCAGAGAATCAGGCAAAAG GAGGTATATGAACTGCAGAAGGAATTGATTTTGACTAGTGAGAGGGTTGTTCTTGGAACTCTTGCTTTTTATTTTAATGTACACCATCCGTATAAACTATTGGTGGAGGCAATAAAGAAATTCAAAGTAGCTCAAAATGCCCTTGCTGCGAAGACTAAATCCAGGACGGAGCAACAAGACCTGGATCATGGATCATCAGATAACATTCAGGCCTCATATGAAGCAACAAGTAACAGTCATTTGCAGGCTGGATGTACAATATCTGGAACCTCAAGGTCGGCATCTAGCCCTGCATCTGAGCAGTCATATGTTGAGAACGATGGCCCTGCTAGAAGTGCTGGAATGACAGGTGCTTTGGATCAAAATTTGGAAGTCAAAGACAATCAACAGTCCAAAGTTGCTGAAGCTCAAACTTTGTCGAAGTCCGTCTCTGAGGGACGTAGTGAAGAAGGCCAAGTAAGAGAGAGCAATGACAGGAAGGGTGAAATAAGGGAAGGAGGGGACAAACATTTGGGCCGAAATCTTGATAATACACATAGTGCACTTGGTCGATCACCTCAGGAAGCTATTAAGAAAGTCAACAAGGACAAAGTAAGGGCAGCACTGGAGAATTGCGAAGGAAAGCCGCTGCTGATGTGA